ACGATGCGCGAGCCATTTGCGCTCCGGCCTCGCGTGACAATTAGCCGCTTTGATGATAGAGCTACATCGTGAAATCGGCGGAATGCATGGATCGAGTCGGATTGTTTCCTGCGTTCCTCGCTTGACGATAGATCCCGAAAGTACGGTTTTTCGGGGCATCCCGGAAAAATCCAATAATTTCAAAAGCCAGCCATTTTGCCGGGATAGCTGACGGTATATCGCCGTAAGAAATATTTTTAATGACGATATTTCAAGGCGTTATGCTGCCAATCAATAATCGAGTGGGCATCGGCAACGCACTGGTCGATGTGATCGCGAATGCGGACGATAAATTCCTGATTGCAAACGGCATCGAAAAAGGCGGAATGACGCTGATCGACGCGGCACGCGCCGATGAGCTCTATGCCAGGATGGCGAGCTCGATCGAGATGTCGGGCGGTTCCTGCGCCAATACCATCGCAGGGCTTGCCTCGCTCGGCGGTAAAGGTGCATTTTTCGGCAAGGTGAAGAACGATCAGCTTGGCGAAGTCTTCGTCCACGACATCAAGTCGCTCGGCGTCGTCTTCCCCGCCTCGCAGGCGACGAGCGGCGTTCCGACCGGGCGCTGCCTCATCATCGTAACGCCGGACGCGCAGCGAAGCATGAGCACGTTTCTCGGCGCGGCGCAGAAGCTGCAGCCGGATGACATCGATGCGGACACGATCCGCGCCGCAGCCGTCACCTATATGGAAGGCTATCTCTGGGATGAGCCCGGCGCGAAGGACGCTTTCCTGAAGGCCGCGAAGATTGCCCATGACGCGGGACGCCTGGTCTCGCTGACGCTCTCCGACAGTTTCTGCGTCGGCCGCTACCGGGACGAATTCCGGCGGCTGGCGAAGGATGAAGTGGATATTCTTTTCGCCAATGAAGCCGAAATCCTTTCGCTCTACGAAACCGATGTCTTCGACGAAGCGCTTCAGAAAGTGCGCGCCGATTGCAAGTTCGCCGCGCTGACACGTTCGGAAGCGGGCGCCGTCATCGTCGCCGATGGCGAAGTGCATGTCGTGGACGCGGAGAAAGTTTCAAAAGTCGTCGATACGACGGGCGCGGGCGATCTCTTCGCCGCCGGTTTCCTCTATGGCCTCACGCGCGGGAAAAGCCCTGTCGAATGCGGCCGTCTCGGCGCCATGGCGGCGGCGGAAATCATTTCGCATTACGGCCCGCGTCCGCAGGTCTCGCTCGCGAAGCTTGCGAAGGAAAAGGGCCTCGCCTGATCAGAGCTTTCTGAGCAGCACGTCCCGGATGCGGTGATCGTCGCCCTTGCGGAGGATCAGGTCGGCGCGCTGGCGCGTCGGCAGGATGTTCTTGCGAAGGTTTGCAAGATTGATCGATGTCCAGATCGCGTCTGCCGTTTCCACCGCTTCTTCTTCGGTCAGTTTGGAGTAGCGGTGGAAATAGGCGGCGGGGTCCTTGAAGGATGTGCGGCGCAGGCTGAGGAAGCGCTCGATATACCAGCGCCGGATCGAGGCTTCGTCCGCGTCGAGATAAATCGAGAAATCGAAGAAATCCGATACGAAGGGCTGCGGTTCGTCGCCATCCGCCGGCTTCCAGGGCTGCAGCACGTTGAGCCCTTCCACGACAAGAATATCCGGATAGTCGACCGGTATCGTCTCGCCGGGCAGGATGTCGTAGGTGAAGTGGGAATAGACCGGCGCCTCGACGTGACGCGACCCTGCTTTCACGTCCGACAGGAAACGCAGCAGGCGCTTGATGTCGAAACTTTCGGGAAAGCCCTTGCGCTGCATCAGCCCGCGCTCTTCGAGCACCTTGTTCGGATAGAGAAAGCCGTCGGTGGTGATGAGATCGACCTTCGGATGGTTCGGCCAGCGCGCGAGCAGCGTGCGCAGGATACGCGCCGTGGTCGATTTGCCGACGGCAACGGAGCCGGCGACACCGATAATGTAGGGAACCTTGTCCTGCTCGCGGCCGAGAAAGTCGGAGGTGACGCGGTAAAGTTCCTGTGTCTCGCCCACATAGAGGTTGAGAAGGCGGGAGAGCGGAAGATAAATTTCCGAAACCTCGTCCAGAGAGATCCGCTCGCCGAAACCTTTCAGTTCTTCCAGTTCGCCTTGCGAAAGGGGCAGGGGCGTGTCCTGGCGGAGACGGCCCCACTCGGCGGCCGTAAAATAGCGGAATGGCGAGAGAGACTGCGTTTCGTCCCTGCCGCTATCGGCGGTCAGCGCATCGTCACCCATTACCGTTCACCACGCGCTGCTTTTTCCGTGAGGCCGGAGCGGCCCTCGCGGCGTTCAAGCTCGGCGTAAACATCTGCCGGGTCGGTATTCGACGCCGCCATGAGCACCAGCCAGTGATAAAGAAGATCGGCGCTTTCGGAGACCACGCCGCCGCCATCGCCGGAAACCGCCGCAATCACCGTTTCGACCGCTTCTTCACCCAGTTTCTGGGCGCAGGCCGGCACGCCTTTCGCGAGCAGCTTCGCGGTATAGGAAGAGCCGGCGTCCGCGCCCTTGCGGGCGGCGATCACCTCGAACAGTCGATCGAGCTGGCTTGCGTCGGCGGCCATCTGGCGCTCCCGGACGGTTGACGGGACCGGGCCGGCTCCAGAAGAAGTCCGGCTCGGGCGGCCTTCCGTAGCAGATTTGGGGGCGGTAGGCCAGCGCGGGGGCGGGGAACGTTCTCAGAGCCTGGTGGCCAGGCTGGTGCCGTCCAGCTCGCCCTTCTTGGTGTCATCCTGCCGGGCATTCTTCAGATCGGCACCCCTGAGATCGGCGCCCCGGAGATCGGCCCCGGCGAGGTTGGCGCGAAACAGGATCGCATTGCTGAAATCGGCGGCGGCAAGGATCGCCTTTTCGAAATTTGCATCGGCGAGGATGGCCTCACGGAAATGGGCCCCGGCAAGCACGGCCCTGGAGAAATCCTTTCGCGAGAGATCCATCCGGGTGAAATCGGCGCGCTGGCCTTTTTGCTGGCCGGTCTGGATCCACTCGAGATGAAGCGCCAGTATTTTTTCCATGCGTTCGGGATTGGGCGCCGGCCTCGGCCTGGTCGCCCGCATCATGTCGCCGCGCGCGATTGTCGCCTCGTCCATGACGGCGCGGCGGAAATCCGCATCGGCGAGATTAGCCCCCGACAATTCGACGCCCTTGAGCTCGGCACCCGCAAAGTTCGCACCCCGCAGATCGGCACCTTGCAGGCTAGCGCCGGAGATAGAGGCCCCTTCGAAATCGGCGTCGAGAAGTTTGCATTCGGCCATGTTGGTGCCGTACATCCGTGCACCGCGAAAGCTCGAATTCTCGCGGCCAACAGGTGCCGAGGCGCCGCGCCTTATCACCGCGCCACGCCGCAGGTCGGCACCATCGAGCTGTGCATCCGCCATTTCGGCATCTTCGAAATTCGCGCCCCGCAAATCCGCGCGCGAGAAATTGGTGCGTGTGAGATTCGCATGGTCGAAATTTGCGCTGAAAAGATTGGCGCCCGAAAAATGCGCGTCTTCAAGGTCGCAGCCTGTGAAGTCGCAGCCGATGAAATGACCATGCGAGAAGTTGAGGTTGCGAAAATCGAGACCCGACAGATCGCACTCCTTCATCACCGCGCACCAGCCGTTCGGGATGCCCTTGAGATAGCGCGTGTGGAGCTCGCTCAGACGCTTCAGCGCTTCCTGGCTGATACGGCGTCCGACGATCGCATGATCATCGGCACCACCCTTGCGGGCGGACGCGGCAGAACCCTCGCCGTTCGTCTTGGCGGCAGCTTTGAAACGCTCGGACATCGATACTCAAACTTTCACGCAAAAAGCGGGGATGAAAAGCCATGCACCCGCGCGGCACATGCTATTGGCGTAACTTTTCAGATTTTCTTAATGCACATCGAAATTCCTGAAATAAGCAGGAAAATCATGGGCTTCTGCGGTGCCGGACGCCTTGAAGGGCCTTCAGACGCGCCAGAAAGGGTCGACGGCATTGAAGCGCTTCCAGAGACGGATCGCCCCCTTCCAGGCTTTCTCCGCCCGCTCGCCGTGCCAGGCGATCACGCGAGCGGCCGCTTCCCCCACCGCACCTTCGCCCGGCATATCGTCGAGGATCAGATGAGCGGTCGCGACGTCGTTCAGCCCGCCAAACACATCCTGCATTTCGCCGAGATGCTTCAGATAAGGCTTCACCTCGCCAGCATCGTAGAGCGAGGAGAAAAAATGCAGTCCATAACGAAGCTTCTTCAACTGTTTGCGCAGGTCGTGACGCGCCTCGCCTTCAAGCTTCTCGAAGTCGCGACCGCGCTTTGCAACCTTGGCGAGGCGCTTGTCGAGAGCTTCTGCCGCGAAGATCCGCGCCAAGGCCGGCGCCTTGCGTTTCAAGCGCCAATCCTGCTCGGCAAGGAAAAGGCCGTATTCAAGCAGGAAGCGCGTATAACGGCGCGAGCGCAACGCGGTAAGTGCACGTTCCCATTTCTCGGCCCGTTTTTCTTCGGCCAGCGCCTGCAGTTTTTTGAAGCCTGCGCCGCGCGGCGTCACCGGCGCAACAATCTCGGTAACGAAGACGTCGAAATCACGGGCGGGCCCAAGTTCGTTCGCAAGCCATTTGGCTTCCGCCGCGAGCTTGTCCGCCTGCGCGCCGCCGATGACGGGGCGGAAAATTTCGAAGGCCGAGCGTGCGCGGCGAAGCGCGACGCGCATCTGGTGCAATCCTTCGGGCAGCCGCGCATCGACGGCGGCGGCTTCGTTGGCCGTCATGTGCACGAGGCAATGGCGGAGCACCGCTCCATAGGCATCTTCAAGCGGCGCATTGTGATCGAGCAGCAGCGGCTCGGCTTTCACGGCGACGGGCGCGCGTGGACGCAACAATGCAAAGCCGCGTTCGGATTTGCTTTTCGTGCCGACGCGCAGATCGGCAACTTCGTTCAGGTCGAGCGCGATCCGGTAGAGACTTGCGGGACTGCCTGCCTTCAGTTCCAGTTCGATCTCGCTGACCTGCGCTTCGCCGCCATTCGCCTGCAGGGCGCCGAGGTCGAACGCCATCTCGATCAGATCGCCATTTTCGGTCTGGAGATTGTGGATGGTGCGGCGAATATCGCTGACGAGGCGCGCGCCGATCGCGTCGCCGTTCGCAAGCTTCTGGATGCGCGCCTTGAGCGCTTGCGGCAATTTGTTGAGATCGGGCTTTTCCGCACCGCGTGGAAGACGCACTTCATACTCGCCCGTATCCCTCGCAAGGGCGCCTGTAGCGCCGCCTGAGGCGCCGGATTCCGTTTTCAAGGTCTGCACACAGGCCGCACCGGCGCGGCGCAAGCGCAACGCAAAACCGTGATCGCCCAGCGCGAGGCTTTTCGTATCAAAATAGACGGAGTGGAGATGCTTGCCCGTTGCGCGGCCCTGCTTCAGCTTGAGCAATGATGGCGCCTGCCTGATCCGGTCAAGCTCGACGGGCTCGCAAAGAAGCTTCAGTTCGATTTCACGTTCGGACATAAATGCGCCGCTCGCGCCACTTGCGGGGGGAAGGGAAAGCCGGACCCAAGCAGCCGCATTCTGCCGAGTGATTGGACAATGCGCAATCTGCGCTTGCGCCAGAAACGCTTCCTGCGACGCTTCGTCCGTAGGTGCAGTGCCGAAGAACCAAATTGGCACTATAGGTTGATGTTCAGAGGCGGATGGGAAGACCTGCTTCCGCCATATGCGCCTTGGCTTCGCCGATCGTGAACTCGCCAAAATGGAAAATCGAGGCCGCGAGGACAGCGCTCGCATGGCCGTCGCGAATGCCTTCGACGAGATGGTCGAGCGTGCCGACGCCGCCCGAGGCGATAACGGGCACGGGAACGGCATCGGCCACCGCGCGGGTCAGGGCAATGTCGAAGCCGGATTTCGCGCCGTCCCGATCCATTGAGGTGAGCAGGATTTCGCCCGCGCCCAGCTCGCAGACCTTAACGGCATATTCAACCGCGTCGATGCCGGTCGGCTTGCGCCCGCCATGGGTGAAGATTTCCCATTTGCCGGGGCCGGTCTGCTTTGCATCGATGGCGACCACGATGCATTGATTGCCGAATTTTTCCGCAGCCGCCTTCACGAAATCGGGGTTGAAGACGGCGGCCGTCATGATCGAGACCTTGTCGGCACCGGCAAGCAGAAGCTGGCGCACATCCTCGATGGTGCGAACGCCGCCGCCGACGGTAAGCGGCATGAAGCACTGCTCCGCCGTGCGGCGGACGACATCGAAGATGATCGCGCGTTCTTCGTGGCTCGCCGTGATGTCGAGGAAACAGAGTTCGTCCGCACCCGCCGCGTCATAGGCGCGCGCGGCTTCGACAGGATCTCCCGCGTCGCGCAGATCGACAAAGTTCACGCCTTTGACGACGCGGCCATCCTTCACGTCGAGACAGGGAATGAGGCGAGCCTTCAAGGTCACGCAACACCTCGCAGGAGCTTCAGTGCTTCCGAAGGATCGAGCCTGCCGTCATAAAGCGCCCGGCCGGAGATCGCGCCTTCTATCCCCGAACAATTGGCCGCGATGAGCTTTTTCAGATCTTCGATTGATGAAAGCCCACCCGACGCGATCACGGGAATGGAGATGGCGTCGGCAAGTGACACCGTTGCCTCGATATTGAGGCCCTGAAGCGCGCCGTCGCGGTCGATATCGGTATAGATGATGGCGGCGACGCCCGCGTCCTCGAAGCGGCCGGCCATGTCGAGAACGGTGAGGTCGGAGACATCCGCCCAGCCCTCGGTCGCAACGCGGCCGCCCTTGGCGTCGAGGCCGACGGCGATGCGGCCCGGAAATTTGCGGCACGCCTCGATCACCAGAGCGGGGTTCTTCACCGCCGCCGTGCCGATGATGACGCGGCGGACGCCCTTTTCGAGCCACATCTCGATGGTGGCGAGGTCGCGGATGCCGCCGCCGAGCTGGGCGGGGATCGAGATCGCGGCAAGAATGCTTTCGACGGCGGCGGCGTTCACCGGCTTTCCTTCGAAGGCACCGTTCAGGTCGACAAGATGGATGTATTCGAAGCCTGCTTCCTCGAAGGCGCGCGCTTGCGCCGCTGGATCGTCATTGAAGACGGTCGCCTGGTCCATCAGCCCATGTACGAGACGGACGCATTGGCCGTCTTTCAAATCGATTGCGGGAAAGAGGATCATCTATTTTCTTTCAGGGACGCCACTTCAGGAAATTGCCGATCAGCGTAAGACCGAGGGTCTGGCTTTTTTCCGGGTGGAACTGCGTGCCCGCCATGTTGTCGCGCGCGATCATCGCGGTAACGCGGCCGCCGTAATCGGTGTTGGCGACGATGTCATCGGGGGATGCCGCATCGAAAAAATAAGAGTGGACGAAATAGGCATGGAGGCCCTTGTCGCCGGTTTCGACACCGTCGAGCAGCGGATGGGGACGTTCCTGTGCCAGCGTGTTCCAACCCATATGCGGAATTTTGAGGTTGGGATCGGCGGGCGTCATTTCCACAACATCGCCCTCGATCCAGCCGAGCCCCTCATGGACACCATGTTCGAGGCCGCGCGTCGCCATCAATTGCATGCCGACACAGATGCCGAAAAAGGGCTTTCCTTCCTTTCGCACCGCTTCGGTCAGCGCATGCGCCATGCCCGGCACGGCGCGCAGGCCGGCAGCACAATCGCCGAAGGCGCCGACGCCCGGCAGCACCACGCGGTCGGCGCCGCGCACCGCATCCGGGTCGCTCGTCACCATGACATCGGCGGACAGGCCGGCGTCGCGCGCCGCCCGTTCGAACGCCTTGGCGGCAGAGCGGAGATTGCCCGAACCATAATCGATAATCGCAACCTTCATGAGCTCAGCCTCCCGCTTTCGGGAAGAGGCCGAAAATTCGTTCGCTGCCCGATGTCTCGGCGGGAGGCGCGCGACGGGGCCAGACCGGGCCCGGCTCGGATGGCGCCGCAGGCACAACCTCCAGCGGGCCGTCCCATCTCGCGAAGAAGTTCCGTTCCGCCTCCTCGAGAGAGCTGCCGCCGACAATGCCGGTGAGGCGATAGCCCTTCCGCTCAAGCGTCCAGCGGCGGATATCGTTCGCCTCGAAGCCGAGCAGGAGTTGCAGGGCGAGCGAGCAGACTGTCGCCGCCTCGGCTCCGAGCAGCCTTTCCACGATGAAGGAGGTGGCGGCGACCAGAAGGAGCCAGAAGCCGAAAGCGATCCAGAGCCGCTGCCAGAGAAGCCATGCCCATGAGAACAGGAAGGCCGGAAAGGAGAAGCCCTCCTTGACCAGCACCAGCCCTGCGCCGTCGAGCGGCGCGCCTTGAAGCTCGTGGACCGTGTAAATACGCATGGAACCGGTTCCGCGCGTCAGGGCGTAACGCCTGACGTTCGGCCTCTATCTATGACAGACGGTGCAAAAAGGCCAGCCGCGCGGGAGGCCGGAACCCGAAAATCAGTTTCCCAGCACGCCCTTGGTCGAGGGAATGCGGTTCGCCGCGCGCGGGTCGATCTCGATCGCATCGCGCAGCGCCCGGGCAAGGCCCTTGAAGCAGCTTTCGACGATGTGATGGTTGTTGTCGCCATACATGTTTTCAATATGCAGCGTGATGCCCGCATTCTGCGCAAATGCCTGGAACCACTCCTTGAAGAGTTCCGTGTCCATGTCGCCGAGCTTCGGCTTTGTGAAGCCAACCTTCCAGATGAGATAGGGGCGCTGCGATACGTCGATCGAGACGCGGGTGCAGGTTTCGTCCATCGGGATGATGGCCGTCGCATAGCGGCGGATGCCCTTGAAGTCGCCCAGCGCCTTGCGTACGGCTTCGCCGATGACGATGCCCGTATCCTCGGTCGTGTGGTGGAAATCGATGTGGAGGTCGCCCTGCGCGCGCACCTTCAGGTCGATCAGCGAATGACGGGAGAGCTGCTCCAGCATGTGATCGAGAAAGCCGATCCCGGTATCGACGTCATATTCGCCATTACCGTCGAGATCGAGCGAGACAAAGACGTTGGTCTCCTTGGTCTTGCGCTCGACGGTGGCGATGCGGGTATCGCTATCGGTCTGCATAGGTCCGGCTTCCGGTTCGGGGGCGGGCTTGGTCGCGGCCGCTTTTAGCAGGCGTGCAGGCGCCAGGCCAGCCTGATTACTTGAAGTACCGATTCAGATTGAATGACAAATGCTTACGGGGCGTTAACCAATATATTAGAGCACTTCTCATCCACTACTTTAAGTAGCTCCTAATCACGATCCGAAGCAAGTCCTAAGTCATTGATTCAAATTGTCGGCTTTTTCTTTGCTGGTATTTGCCCAAATCCGACCCCACAAGATATGGGACGTTCGCCGCCAGCCTTTCCTCAGTAGAGATTCTTCTTCGCATCCTGGTTAAGGCCCATATCGATGATCTTCGCAGGGATGAGCAGCTTCAGCTGGTCGCGAATGATCTGGCCGAAGCTCGGCATTTTCTCGCGCGGGACATGTTTTGAGGAGTCCCACAGGCCGGAGCGTTTCAGCGCCTTAGTGCAATGGAAGAAGACCTCCCGCACCTCGATAATCATGACGGAGCGAGGCTTTTTCCCGTCCACCGCGAAGCGTTCCATCATCTCCGGGTCCAGCGTCGTTTTCGCCACGCCGTTCACCCGCAGCATTTCCTCGAAGCCCGGCACGAAGAAGAGCAGGCCGACGGAGGGCGACTGCGCGATGTTTGAAAGCGTATCGATCAGATTGTTGCCGGGCCGGTCCGGCATGGCGAGATGCGTGTCATCCAGCACATGAACGAAGCCCTGTTCGCCGCCGCGCGGGGAGACATCGGCCAGTCCGTCCGGGCGCGAGGTGCCGATGCACAGAAAGGGCGAAAGGCCGATAAAGGTCCGCGCATGCTCTTCGAGCGCCGGGAGCACCTTGCCTCTCGTCTGGCCGGGATCCGGATAGACAGTGCGGAGTGCGTCTTCGGTTTTCAGTTCAACGGACATTCGGCTTCCCCCAGCAAAGAGTTCGTGTTTGAGAAAGACTATCATTCTCAAAGGCAAGATGCCACGGGGTTGACCCGGTGGCGCGAAGCCGCCACATGGTAGCCAACTCACCCTCCCATTGCAGGAATTCTCCATGACGAACGACCCCATCAACTGGCACGGCACAACGATCCTGACCGTGCGCAAGGGGGGCAAGGTCGTGATCGCGGGAGATGGCCAGGTATCGATGGGCGACACGATCATGAAGGGGAATGCCCGCAAGGTCCGCCCGCTCGGCAAGGGCGACGTGATCGCGGGTTTTGCCGGCGCGACCGCCGATGCCATGACCCTCTTCGAGCGGCTCGAGGCGAAGATCGAGCAATATCCCGGGCAGCTCACCCGCGCCTGCGTCGAGCTCGCCAAGGACTGGCGGACCGACCGTTTCCTCCGCCGCCTCGAGGCGCTGATGATCGTCGCGGACAAGGAGGCGACCCTCGTCCTTACCGGCAATGGCGATGTACTGGAGCCCGAAAGCGGCGTGGTGGGTATCGGCTCCGGCGGCAATTACGCCCTTGCCGCGGCTCGGGCCCTGATCGACATGGACCTCAGCGCCGAGGAGATCGCCCGCAAGGCCATGGGCATCGCAGCCAGCATCTGCGTCTACACCAATAACAACCTCACTGTCGAAAGCCTCGACGCCTAGTCCCAGCCCTTTCGTTTCGTGCCGTCTTTGGAGTTGCCCCTGCCATCATGACCAGTTTTTCCCCGCGTGAGATCGTTTCCGAACTCGATCGCTATATCGTCGGACAGCGCGACGCCAAGCGCGCCGTCGCCATTGCGCTCCGCAACCGCTGGCGGCGCCAGCAGCTGCCGGATGCCTTGCGCGACGAAGTTCTGCCGAAGAACATCCTGATGATCGGACCGACCGGCGTCGGCAAGACGGAAATTTCACGCCGCCTCGCGAAGCTTGCCGAAGCGCCCTTCCTGAAAGTCGAGGCGACGAAGTTCACCGAGGTCGGCTATGTCGGCCGCGACGTGGAACAAATCATCCGCGACCTCGTGGAAATCGCCCTCGCCATGACGCGCGAACGCAAACGCAAGGATGTGCAGGCGAAGGCGCATGTCGCCGCCGAAGGCCGCGTTCTCGATGCGCTGGTCGGCGCCAATGCGAGCGAGGCAACGCGCGAGAGCTTCCGCCGCAAGCTTCGCGACGGCGAGCTGGACGAAAAGGAAATCGAGGTCGAGGTGGCAGATAGCGGCGGCGGCATGCCGACCTTCGACATTCCCGGCATGCCGGGTTCGCAGATGGGGATGATCAATCTCAGCGACATCATGGGCAAGGCCTTTGGCGGCCGAACGAAGACGCGGCGCATGGCCGTGCGCGACAGCTATGACGTGCTGGTTGCGGAAGAAAGCGACAAGCTCCTCGACCAGGAGCAGCTCACCCAGGAAGCGATCCGTTCGGTCGAGAACAATGGCATCGTCTTTCTCGACGAGATTGACAAGATCTGCGCCCGCGCGGAGCGGCAGGGCGGCGATGTCAGCCGCGAAGGCGTGCAGCGCGACCTGCTGCCGCTGATCGAAGGAACGACGGTCGCGACCAAGCATGGCGCGGTGAAGACCGATCACATTCTCTTCATAGCGTCAGGCGCGTTTCACATTGCCAAGCCCTCCGATCTGTTGCCGGAACTGCAGGGCCGTCTTCCGATCCGCGTCGAATTGCAGGCGCTCAGCAAGGACGACATGCGCCGTGTGCTCACCGAACCGGAAGCGAGCCTCATCAAGCAATATGTCGCGCTTCTGAACACGGAAAACGTGACGCTGGATTTCACCGATGACGGGATCGACGCCATTGCAGACATTGCCACCTCCGTCAATTCGACGGTCGAGAATATCGGCGCGCGCCGGCTCCATACGGTGATGGAACGCGTTCTCGACGAGGTGAGCTTCGCCGCCACCGACAAGGCGGGCGAGACGGTAACGATCGACGGCGCCTATGTGCGCAAGCATCTCGGCGACCTGTCGAAGAACACCGACCTGTCGAAATTCATTCTCTAGGCGTCTCCCCGCCCGGCTGGGCCGGGCGGGGATGCCGCTTCTAGATCTCGCCCTTGGACGCCATCTCCATGTAGCTCGTATCGATGCGGAGCTTCACATTGCTCTCGTCGCCGAAGACCGTACCGTCCGCAAGCTCGATGCCGATGTGACCGGCATCCTTTGCGTCCGGTCCGAGCAGGCCTTGCGCGAAGGCGAAGCCGGCGACGCTTTCGACACTGGCCGCCATCTTCGGGCCTGAAAAATCCTCGACGCCTTCCGCCGCATCGTAGAAATACGTCGTCGCGATCTGGCTTTCGAAATCGGCGAGGTCGGTGCCGGAGGCTTGCGCCATATAGGTGCGGGCGGCGATGCCCTCGGCATCGTCTTTTTTCATGATCGCCAGCGTCTCGAACCAGATGCCGGCGAGCGCCTTGCCGAAATCCGGGTTCGCCTTCAGCACATCCGTATTGACAACAACGATGTCCTGAACTTCGCCCGGCACTTCGGATGAATTGAAGACCGAGGTGATGCCGGGCATCTGGTTCATCTGGCTCGTTGCCGGGTTCCACGCAACCACGACCTCGACTTCGGGCGTCGAGAAGGCGGCGACGAAATCCGCATCCGCGATATTCGCCGTCTTGATGTCGCTTTCGGTCAGGCCTGCCTTCGCGAGCGCAAGCGACAGCATGTAGTGCGAAACGGAATACTGCACGAGATGCACCGTCTTGCCCTTGATGTCGGCCAGCGTCTTGCCTTCACCCTTGATGAAGATCGCGTCATTGCCGTTGGTATAGTCGCCAAGGATGATCGCGGTGGTATCGACGCCGCCGGCAGCGGGAATGGTCAGTGAATCCATGACCGTGTTCGCGACGGCATCGTAAGCACCGGCGGTATACTGGTTGATGGACTCGATATAATCGTTGATCTGTACGACCTCGATCTCGATGCCGTATTTGTCCGCCCATTTGTCGACGATGCCGGCATGCTCGGCATAGGCCCATGGCATGTAGCCGGTGTAGAGAGACCAGGCCAACTTGAAGGATTTTTTCTCCTGCGCCGCGGCTTGTCCCGTGAGAGAGAGAGAAAGAACAAGCATGGCGAGAACCGCCATGACCGTTTTCCGGAAGATCGA
Above is a window of Parvibaculum lavamentivorans DS-1 DNA encoding:
- the hisH gene encoding imidazole glycerol phosphate synthase subunit HisH; this translates as MKVAIIDYGSGNLRSAAKAFERAARDAGLSADVMVTSDPDAVRGADRVVLPGVGAFGDCAAGLRAVPGMAHALTEAVRKEGKPFFGICVGMQLMATRGLEHGVHEGLGWIEGDVVEMTPADPNLKIPHMGWNTLAQERPHPLLDGVETGDKGLHAYFVHSYFFDAASPDDIVANTDYGGRVTAMIARDNMAGTQFHPEKSQTLGLTLIGNFLKWRP
- a CDS encoding adenosine kinase gives rise to the protein MTIFQGVMLPINNRVGIGNALVDVIANADDKFLIANGIEKGGMTLIDAARADELYARMASSIEMSGGSCANTIAGLASLGGKGAFFGKVKNDQLGEVFVHDIKSLGVVFPASQATSGVPTGRCLIIVTPDAQRSMSTFLGAAQKLQPDDIDADTIRAAAVTYMEGYLWDEPGAKDAFLKAAKIAHDAGRLVSLTLSDSFCVGRYRDEFRRLAKDEVDILFANEAEILSLYETDVFDEALQKVRADCKFAALTRSEAGAVIVADGEVHVVDAEKVSKVVDTTGAGDLFAAGFLYGLTRGKSPVECGRLGAMAAAEIISHYGPRPQVSLAKLAKEKGLA
- a CDS encoding phosphoribosyl-ATP diphosphatase translates to MAADASQLDRLFEVIAARKGADAGSSYTAKLLAKGVPACAQKLGEEAVETVIAAVSGDGGGVVSESADLLYHWLVLMAASNTDPADVYAELERREGRSGLTEKAARGER
- the coaA gene encoding type I pantothenate kinase, yielding MGDDALTADSGRDETQSLSPFRYFTAAEWGRLRQDTPLPLSQGELEELKGFGERISLDEVSEIYLPLSRLLNLYVGETQELYRVTSDFLGREQDKVPYIIGVAGSVAVGKSTTARILRTLLARWPNHPKVDLITTDGFLYPNKVLEERGLMQRKGFPESFDIKRLLRFLSDVKAGSRHVEAPVYSHFTYDILPGETIPVDYPDILVVEGLNVLQPWKPADGDEPQPFVSDFFDFSIYLDADEASIRRWYIERFLSLRRTSFKDPAAYFHRYSKLTEEEAVETADAIWTSINLANLRKNILPTRQRADLILRKGDDHRIRDVLLRKL
- a CDS encoding CYTH and CHAD domain-containing protein, with the protein product MSEREIELKLLCEPVELDRIRQAPSLLKLKQGRATGKHLHSVYFDTKSLALGDHGFALRLRRAGAACVQTLKTESGASGGATGALARDTGEYEVRLPRGAEKPDLNKLPQALKARIQKLANGDAIGARLVSDIRRTIHNLQTENGDLIEMAFDLGALQANGGEAQVSEIELELKAGSPASLYRIALDLNEVADLRVGTKSKSERGFALLRPRAPVAVKAEPLLLDHNAPLEDAYGAVLRHCLVHMTANEAAAVDARLPEGLHQMRVALRRARSAFEIFRPVIGGAQADKLAAEAKWLANELGPARDFDVFVTEIVAPVTPRGAGFKKLQALAEEKRAEKWERALTALRSRRYTRFLLEYGLFLAEQDWRLKRKAPALARIFAAEALDKRLAKVAKRGRDFEKLEGEARHDLRKQLKKLRYGLHFFSSLYDAGEVKPYLKHLGEMQDVFGGLNDVATAHLILDDMPGEGAVGEAAARVIAWHGERAEKAWKGAIRLWKRFNAVDPFWRV
- the hisF gene encoding imidazole glycerol phosphate synthase subunit HisF; protein product: MTLKARLIPCLDVKDGRVVKGVNFVDLRDAGDPVEAARAYDAAGADELCFLDITASHEERAIIFDVVRRTAEQCFMPLTVGGGVRTIEDVRQLLLAGADKVSIMTAAVFNPDFVKAAAEKFGNQCIVVAIDAKQTGPGKWEIFTHGGRKPTGIDAVEYAVKVCELGAGEILLTSMDRDGAKSGFDIALTRAVADAVPVPVIASGGVGTLDHLVEGIRDGHASAVLAASIFHFGEFTIGEAKAHMAEAGLPIRL
- the hisA gene encoding 1-(5-phosphoribosyl)-5-[(5-phosphoribosylamino)methylideneamino]imidazole-4-carboxamide isomerase, with the translated sequence MILFPAIDLKDGQCVRLVHGLMDQATVFNDDPAAQARAFEEAGFEYIHLVDLNGAFEGKPVNAAAVESILAAISIPAQLGGGIRDLATIEMWLEKGVRRVIIGTAAVKNPALVIEACRKFPGRIAVGLDAKGGRVATEGWADVSDLTVLDMAGRFEDAGVAAIIYTDIDRDGALQGLNIEATVSLADAISIPVIASGGLSSIEDLKKLIAANCSGIEGAISGRALYDGRLDPSEALKLLRGVA
- a CDS encoding pentapeptide repeat-containing protein; this translates as MSERFKAAAKTNGEGSAASARKGGADDHAIVGRRISQEALKRLSELHTRYLKGIPNGWCAVMKECDLSGLDFRNLNFSHGHFIGCDFTGCDLEDAHFSGANLFSANFDHANLTRTNFSRADLRGANFEDAEMADAQLDGADLRRGAVIRRGASAPVGRENSSFRGARMYGTNMAECKLLDADFEGASISGASLQGADLRGANFAGAELKGVELSGANLADADFRRAVMDEATIARGDMMRATRPRPAPNPERMEKILALHLEWIQTGQQKGQRADFTRMDLSRKDFSRAVLAGAHFREAILADANFEKAILAAADFSNAILFRANLAGADLRGADLRGADLKNARQDDTKKGELDGTSLATRL